The Allorhizobium ampelinum S4 genome has a segment encoding these proteins:
- a CDS encoding non-ribosomal peptide synthetase: MNELFAKIAGLSPERRALLEQKLKAQGITFPAPSGIQPRTDREAAVPLSSAQKRLWFMQQLEPGTVAYNMNLALRLKGPLDRAALSRAYAALIARHEPLRTRFTMGEDGQPQQIVEASGAADIGYHDCRQHPDPEKEARLQLKAFVETPYDLTRPPIRATLVGVHEHEHVLALGMHHIISDRWSMGVFARDLSTLYHAEATGTAAVLAPLPVQFADWTLWQRDLLDGPTLANQLAYWTESLAGELPVLELPLDRPHSLTASFSGAHLPVLIDRGLSLRLRALAAEQNVSLFTLLLAAFNVLLHLYTDSDDIILGSEVANRDRPETQTMMGPLVNTLVFRNDLSGDPAFLVLLQKVADAVRRGLAHQDIPFERLVEAINPERSLSDLNPLFNVKFDIQHSVAPPPGLHGLTIEAYPLREVATKYDLRFNLEDDQPDIKGKIEYSSQIFDESTIASMLARFERLLELVVREPSRRLSTLSLLAPEEEAAIIAAGSGPVRDYPVEECLHDLVLKQVEQTPDADAVTDGDLTWSYRDLEAQSSRIAANLVAAGVKPGDRVGICMRRSPRMIAGILGIMRAGAAYVPLDADYPPSRLVFIAEDSGITILLADHRPAFVTQAQTLLDVTTLPDIRLEARPAVSPNHLAYIIYTSGSTGRPKGVAIEHRSVVAFMYWARERFTREEVARMLVPTSISFDLSIFELYAPLVLGGTLVVADHFLALPQLASKVDVTFINTVPSLLQELLQEHRLPDSVQTATFCGEPLPAALVAILKRDYPNLRILNLYGPSEDTCFSTEVPLQGDHYQGGVVPIGKPLPNTQAYILDRAGRLRPPGLSGELYLGGTGLARGYFGRPEQTAERFIANPFSSEPGSRLYRTGDRIRRRADGNLEFCGRLDHQVKVRGLRIETGEIEHNLEQMEGVEKAVVAVTQGTDRQLAAFIEPQDGVRLDETELRRALSEVLPVHMVPTLWCFLPRLPQQPNGKIDRAALPSLAATVATGSSPPETETEQRVADAWADVLAIDSISRDDNFFRLGGHSLLAMRMITRLSSSLPTNAVLRKLFEFPRLKDFAAALERDETPMAAPSSTIDALPNSATIPLSFAQQRLWTLAELEPDSAAYTVPAAIRFHGALDLEVLQHAFTALAARHPALRTQIVNRDGKPVVEIGGTNEPDIAIVDVNEATLPEVLAAACRQPFNMATGPLFRARIFRLSADEHVVFVALHHIVSDAQSLQLMLRDLTRFYDAGRQGKVADLPPLTLTYGDFAAWQRKQPLGEQIDYWRRQLEHAPPLLELPTDFPRGARQEFKGGSIPFHLDSALTARLVNFAHERDATPFMVLLSAFSTLLSRYSGASDVVIGTPVSERPNRALEDVIGLFVNTLALKLTHDAATSFEQQVAATRLLVLDAFRHQDAPFECVVDALSVERSWSHNPVFQVMVTWQADEQHSPCPDDLTVTPVVLAQETSKVDLTLDLRHRGDQFSGTLIYRSDLFRQETILHMAEAFTALVEALLSAPERAQIEIDGLPERQRQQIATWNATAKTYDAVPASLHGFFARSTERTPDAIAVTDRNRSVTYAELDRQAEALARHLASLGIGRGSAVGICLERNIDLIASILAVLKTGAAYVPLDPKYPADRIAFVARDASLSLILTKEERADFAEIKTLDPTAVWNGTQAVSGAPLPHTTEGSDLAYLIYTSGSTGQPKGVAIEHRNAVAFTHWALDTFPAESFAGMLASTSVCFDLSIFEIFVTFAAGGRIFIVDDLFELPDAHFANEVTFINTVPTPMTELMRFGPLPTKAKTVCLAGEPLPPSLARAILETGQVEALYNLYGPSEDTTYSTGCRIDDAGLPIHIGKPITNTTAHVLDAALNEVPIGMPGELYLAGEGIARGYHNRPDLTAERFLPNPFDSTGQAPLLYKTGDRVRRLADGNLDYLGRTDRQMKISGFRIEPGEVEAVLMRYPGVTGAAVDAWRDNTGYARLAAWIEVAAPVGKAALSAHLSRELPRHLVPTFFAMLDKLPRLPNGKLDRKALPDPSDEAKTLAEDQTPHKGHEEKIAAIWAKLLGREAIGRNDNFFALGGDSILAIQVVAAARRIGIAIKPRDIFQYSTLAALAASVSDLATELHETGPMSGDIPLGPAQHWFFEQNYPDIAHWNQALMLRPRRVINEKTLQQAMDLLHQTHDALRGRFWQQDGQWRQSVTELEGAPPLRSTSCTATEADAVLLVEANALQRRFDLTDGPVWGATLVTIDGCEQRLLIAAHHLVIDGVSWRILLDDLQTCLTAFEAGLEMSLPPRTTGIDTWVRELKDSAVFDGEKDHWRTITEAKTAAIPTNRSGSNCAGDTDIVDLTIDPDLTGRLLRDVPSCYPIDAEEIMLAALYNAIRDWTGHDRLRLILESHGRADLFEGVDLSRSVGWFTGLYPVLFDVTGRDRRTTLLSVKESLRRVANDGIGYGVLKYLKGVALPQLEDIAEIRFNYLGQTDTLFSGDALLSRAAEPSGDPRGARNGRGVLLDINAIISGGHLRIRLAYSRQIHDRQTIETLAAGLQNHLESLVDFCLTSTEAGYTPADFKHMTLDQDDLEAILRNL; this comes from the coding sequence ATGAACGAACTTTTCGCCAAGATCGCCGGGCTTTCGCCGGAGCGGCGGGCGCTACTGGAACAGAAGCTGAAAGCACAGGGCATCACGTTTCCCGCCCCCTCCGGCATTCAGCCACGGACAGACCGCGAGGCTGCGGTTCCGCTGTCATCGGCGCAAAAACGCCTCTGGTTCATGCAGCAGCTGGAACCCGGCACCGTGGCCTACAATATGAACCTAGCACTTCGGCTGAAAGGCCCGCTTGACCGCGCAGCCCTGTCTCGCGCCTATGCCGCCCTCATTGCGCGGCACGAACCCCTGCGGACGCGGTTTACGATGGGCGAGGATGGCCAGCCGCAGCAAATTGTCGAGGCATCCGGCGCAGCCGATATAGGCTATCACGATTGCCGACAGCATCCAGACCCGGAAAAGGAAGCCCGTCTTCAGCTCAAAGCATTTGTCGAGACGCCCTATGATCTCACCCGCCCGCCGATCCGCGCGACGCTGGTCGGGGTTCACGAGCATGAGCATGTGCTGGCGCTTGGCATGCATCATATCATCAGCGACCGCTGGTCGATGGGCGTCTTTGCCCGCGATCTCTCAACGCTCTACCATGCCGAAGCGACGGGAACAGCAGCAGTGCTTGCGCCCCTTCCGGTGCAGTTTGCCGATTGGACGCTGTGGCAGCGCGACTTGCTGGACGGCCCCACTCTTGCCAACCAGCTCGCCTATTGGACAGAAAGCCTTGCGGGCGAGCTGCCGGTGCTGGAATTGCCATTGGACCGGCCACACAGCCTGACAGCGAGCTTCAGCGGCGCACACCTTCCCGTTTTGATCGACCGGGGGCTGTCGCTCAGGCTGCGCGCACTTGCCGCCGAGCAGAATGTCAGCCTGTTCACATTGCTGCTTGCCGCCTTCAACGTGCTTTTGCATCTCTATACCGACAGCGACGATATCATCCTCGGCAGCGAGGTTGCCAACCGCGACCGGCCCGAGACGCAGACCATGATGGGGCCGCTCGTCAACACGCTTGTCTTTCGCAACGACCTGTCCGGCGATCCGGCCTTTTTGGTTCTGCTCCAGAAGGTTGCCGATGCTGTGCGCCGTGGCCTTGCCCATCAGGATATCCCGTTCGAGCGCCTCGTCGAAGCAATCAATCCAGAGCGCTCGCTCTCGGACCTGAACCCGCTCTTCAACGTGAAATTCGACATCCAGCACAGCGTTGCCCCGCCGCCGGGTCTGCATGGACTGACGATTGAAGCCTATCCGCTGCGCGAAGTGGCAACAAAATATGACTTGCGCTTCAACCTTGAAGACGACCAGCCGGACATCAAGGGCAAGATCGAATATTCGAGCCAGATTTTCGACGAGAGCACCATCGCCTCTATGCTTGCCCGTTTTGAGCGCCTGCTGGAGCTTGTGGTGCGCGAACCCTCGCGGCGGCTCTCCACGCTTTCGCTGCTGGCACCGGAGGAGGAAGCGGCCATCATCGCGGCGGGTTCCGGTCCCGTGCGGGATTATCCGGTTGAGGAATGCCTGCATGATCTCGTCCTGAAACAGGTCGAGCAAACGCCGGATGCGGACGCGGTGACCGATGGCGACCTCACCTGGTCCTATCGCGACCTCGAAGCGCAGTCTTCGCGCATTGCCGCAAATCTGGTTGCGGCTGGTGTGAAGCCCGGCGACCGGGTGGGCATCTGCATGCGCCGCTCGCCCCGGATGATCGCGGGTATCCTTGGCATCATGCGTGCGGGTGCGGCCTATGTGCCGCTCGATGCCGATTATCCGCCAAGCCGCCTTGTCTTCATTGCCGAGGATAGCGGGATTACCATCCTGCTCGCTGATCACCGCCCGGCCTTCGTCACGCAGGCGCAAACGCTGCTTGACGTCACAACATTGCCGGACATCCGGCTGGAGGCGCGGCCTGCCGTCTCACCGAACCATCTCGCCTACATCATCTATACATCCGGCTCGACGGGCAGGCCCAAGGGCGTGGCGATAGAACACCGCTCCGTCGTCGCCTTCATGTATTGGGCGCGGGAGCGCTTTACGCGCGAAGAGGTGGCGCGCATGCTGGTGCCGACCTCGATCAGCTTTGACCTGTCGATCTTCGAACTTTATGCGCCCCTCGTCCTCGGCGGCACGCTCGTTGTCGCAGATCATTTTCTGGCACTGCCGCAGCTCGCAAGCAAGGTTGATGTGACTTTCATCAATACGGTCCCCAGCCTCCTGCAAGAATTGCTGCAAGAACACAGATTGCCAGACAGCGTACAGACGGCAACCTTCTGCGGCGAGCCATTGCCAGCAGCACTCGTTGCCATCCTGAAACGCGATTATCCGAACCTGCGTATCCTCAATCTCTACGGTCCTTCGGAGGATACCTGCTTTTCAACGGAAGTTCCGTTGCAGGGCGATCATTATCAGGGCGGCGTTGTGCCTATCGGCAAGCCATTGCCGAACACGCAAGCCTATATTCTCGACCGTGCCGGCCGCCTGCGCCCGCCCGGCCTTTCTGGCGAGCTTTATCTCGGCGGTACGGGCTTGGCGCGCGGCTATTTTGGCCGACCTGAGCAAACCGCTGAGCGGTTCATTGCCAACCCGTTTTCGAGTGAGCCCGGCTCTCGTCTTTACCGGACCGGGGATCGCATCCGCCGCCGCGCAGATGGCAATCTGGAATTTTGCGGGCGGCTTGACCATCAGGTCAAAGTGCGTGGCTTGCGCATCGAAACAGGCGAGATCGAGCACAATCTCGAACAGATGGAGGGCGTCGAAAAGGCGGTTGTGGCTGTCACGCAAGGCACTGATCGGCAGCTGGCCGCCTTTATCGAACCCCAAGACGGCGTGAGGCTGGATGAAACCGAGCTGCGCCGGGCGCTGTCCGAAGTCCTCCCCGTGCATATGGTGCCGACGCTGTGGTGCTTCCTGCCGCGCCTGCCGCAGCAGCCGAACGGCAAGATTGATCGCGCAGCACTGCCATCGCTGGCCGCAACAGTCGCCACCGGGTCCAGCCCGCCTGAGACCGAAACGGAACAGCGTGTCGCTGATGCCTGGGCTGATGTGCTGGCCATCGATTCGATCAGCCGGGACGACAATTTCTTCCGGCTCGGCGGCCACTCGCTGCTGGCCATGCGCATGATTACCCGGCTTTCGTCTTCGCTTCCGACAAATGCCGTGCTGCGGAAGCTGTTTGAATTCCCCCGCCTCAAGGATTTCGCCGCAGCGCTTGAGCGTGACGAGACGCCGATGGCGGCACCCTCCAGCACCATCGATGCCCTCCCGAATAGTGCGACGATACCTTTGTCCTTTGCCCAGCAGCGGCTTTGGACATTGGCCGAGCTGGAACCAGACAGCGCCGCCTACACTGTTCCTGCCGCGATCCGCTTTCATGGCGCGCTTGATCTGGAGGTGTTGCAACACGCATTCACAGCCCTTGCCGCACGCCATCCGGCATTGCGCACGCAGATCGTCAACCGCGATGGCAAACCTGTGGTCGAGATCGGTGGAACCAACGAGCCAGACATCGCAATCGTGGATGTGAATGAGGCCACCCTGCCGGAAGTGCTGGCTGCTGCATGCAGGCAGCCATTCAACATGGCGACCGGTCCCCTCTTCCGCGCCCGAATTTTCCGTCTCTCCGCTGACGAGCACGTTGTTTTCGTCGCACTCCACCACATTGTCTCGGATGCGCAATCGCTTCAGCTGATGCTGCGGGATCTGACGCGGTTCTATGATGCGGGCCGACAGGGCAAAGTGGCAGACCTTCCACCGCTCACCCTGACCTATGGTGATTTTGCCGCTTGGCAGCGAAAGCAGCCGCTGGGCGAGCAGATCGACTATTGGCGCCGCCAGCTGGAACATGCCCCCCCGCTTCTGGAGCTGCCGACGGATTTTCCGCGTGGTGCGCGGCAGGAATTCAAGGGCGGCAGCATTCCCTTCCATCTCGATAGCGCGCTTACAGCACGTCTGGTCAATTTTGCCCATGAGCGGGACGCCACACCCTTCATGGTGCTTCTCTCCGCCTTTTCGACCCTGCTGTCACGTTATTCCGGCGCATCCGATGTCGTCATCGGAACCCCGGTATCCGAACGGCCAAACCGCGCGCTGGAGGATGTTATCGGGCTGTTCGTCAACACGCTGGCGCTGAAACTGACGCATGATGCTGCGACAAGCTTCGAGCAGCAGGTCGCAGCCACACGTTTGCTCGTCCTTGATGCCTTCCGCCATCAAGACGCGCCGTTTGAATGTGTGGTCGATGCCCTCTCGGTCGAGCGAAGCTGGAGCCATAACCCTGTGTTCCAAGTGATGGTCACCTGGCAAGCCGACGAGCAGCATAGCCCATGCCCCGATGACCTGACGGTTACCCCGGTGGTGCTCGCACAGGAAACATCGAAGGTCGATCTGACACTTGACCTGCGCCATCGCGGCGACCAGTTTTCCGGCACCTTGATCTATCGCAGCGATCTCTTCCGCCAAGAGACGATCCTCCACATGGCCGAGGCTTTCACGGCCTTGGTCGAGGCTCTTCTATCGGCCCCTGAGCGAGCACAGATCGAAATAGACGGCCTGCCCGAGCGCCAGCGCCAGCAGATCGCCACATGGAACGCGACGGCAAAGACCTATGATGCGGTGCCAGCAAGTCTGCATGGCTTCTTTGCGCGTTCAACCGAGCGCACACCCGATGCCATTGCCGTCACAGATCGGAACCGGAGCGTGACCTATGCTGAGCTTGATCGGCAAGCAGAGGCGCTCGCCCGGCATCTCGCCTCCCTTGGCATCGGACGCGGCAGTGCCGTCGGTATTTGCCTTGAGCGCAACATCGACCTCATTGCTTCGATTCTTGCCGTCTTGAAGACGGGCGCTGCCTATGTGCCGCTCGATCCCAAATATCCGGCAGATCGGATCGCCTTTGTCGCAAGGGATGCAAGCCTCTCCCTCATCTTGACAAAAGAAGAGCGCGCCGACTTCGCCGAGATCAAGACGCTTGATCCGACCGCCGTCTGGAACGGAACGCAGGCCGTCTCCGGGGCCCCTCTCCCCCATACGACCGAAGGCAGCGATCTCGCCTATCTCATCTACACCTCCGGCTCGACAGGGCAGCCGAAGGGGGTTGCAATCGAACATCGCAATGCGGTTGCCTTCACACATTGGGCGCTCGACACCTTCCCGGCGGAGAGCTTTGCCGGAATGCTTGCGTCAACATCCGTCTGCTTCGACCTGTCCATCTTCGAAATTTTCGTGACGTTCGCCGCTGGTGGGCGAATTTTCATCGTCGATGATCTTTTCGAACTGCCGGACGCGCACTTCGCAAACGAGGTCACATTCATCAACACCGTGCCGACCCCGATGACAGAACTCATGCGGTTTGGCCCGTTGCCAACCAAGGCAAAAACAGTCTGCCTTGCGGGCGAACCGCTGCCACCGAGCCTTGCACGCGCGATTCTGGAGACTGGACAGGTTGAGGCGCTGTACAATCTCTATGGGCCCTCCGAAGACACGACCTATTCCACCGGATGCCGGATCGATGACGCGGGGCTGCCCATCCATATCGGCAAGCCCATCACCAACACCACCGCCCATGTCCTTGACGCAGCACTCAATGAAGTGCCAATCGGCATGCCGGGCGAGCTTTATCTGGCAGGCGAGGGTATCGCGCGCGGCTATCACAATCGCCCGGACCTGACGGCGGAGCGCTTCCTGCCAAACCCGTTTGACAGCACCGGCCAAGCCCCCCTGCTCTACAAGACCGGAGACCGCGTTCGTCGGCTGGCCGATGGCAATCTCGACTATCTCGGCCGAACTGATCGCCAGATGAAGATCAGCGGTTTTCGGATCGAACCGGGCGAGGTCGAGGCCGTGCTGATGCGCTATCCGGGCGTGACAGGAGCCGCCGTCGATGCCTGGCGGGACAATACCGGCTATGCCCGCCTCGCCGCATGGATTGAGGTGGCGGCACCTGTCGGTAAGGCAGCGCTCTCTGCCCATCTGAGCCGAGAACTGCCGCGCCATCTGGTGCCGACGTTTTTTGCGATGCTGGACAAGCTTCCGCGCCTGCCGAACGGCAAGCTCGACCGCAAGGCCCTGCCCGATCCATCCGATGAAGCCAAAACGCTTGCAGAAGACCAGACGCCACACAAAGGCCATGAAGAGAAGATCGCCGCGATCTGGGCAAAACTTCTCGGACGCGAGGCGATTGGACGCAACGACAACTTCTTTGCGCTTGGTGGAGATTCAATTCTTGCTATTCAGGTCGTGGCTGCGGCGCGCCGCATTGGTATTGCCATCAAACCACGCGATATTTTCCAATATTCAACGCTTGCAGCCCTTGCCGCATCCGTCTCGGATCTGGCGACAGAGTTGCATGAAACCGGACCAATGAGCGGCGACATTCCGCTTGGCCCGGCCCAGCACTGGTTTTTTGAGCAGAATTACCCTGATATTGCCCATTGGAATCAGGCATTGATGCTGAGGCCCCGCAGGGTGATCAATGAGAAGACGCTTCAGCAGGCTATGGACCTTCTCCACCAGACCCATGATGCGCTGCGCGGCCGTTTCTGGCAGCAAGACGGACAGTGGCGACAATCCGTGACGGAGCTGGAAGGGGCACCGCCGCTGCGTTCCACCTCTTGTACAGCAACCGAAGCGGATGCCGTGCTCTTGGTTGAGGCGAATGCGCTGCAACGCCGTTTCGATCTCACTGATGGCCCGGTTTGGGGTGCCACGCTTGTGACCATCGACGGGTGCGAGCAACGGCTGCTGATCGCAGCGCATCATCTCGTGATCGACGGGGTGTCCTGGCGCATTCTCCTTGATGACCTTCAAACATGCCTGACAGCGTTTGAGGCCGGTCTTGAGATGAGCTTGCCGCCCCGCACAACAGGGATTGATACCTGGGTGCGCGAGCTGAAAGACAGCGCGGTGTTCGATGGTGAAAAGGACCATTGGCGCACGATAACCGAGGCCAAGACCGCAGCGATCCCGACGAACCGTTCGGGCAGCAATTGCGCTGGCGACACCGACATCGTTGATCTGACAATCGATCCTGACCTCACCGGACGCCTTCTTCGAGACGTGCCGTCCTGCTATCCAATCGATGCCGAAGAAATCATGCTTGCGGCACTTTATAATGCAATCCGCGATTGGACCGGACACGACAGGCTCCGGCTGATCCTTGAAAGTCATGGCCGGGCAGACCTGTTCGAAGGCGTCGATCTGAGCCGCTCCGTCGGTTGGTTCACAGGCCTTTATCCCGTTCTCTTCGATGTCACCGGGCGCGACAGGCGCACCACATTGCTCTCGGTCAAGGAAAGTCTCCGCCGTGTTGCAAACGACGGCATCGGCTATGGCGTTCTGAAATATCTGAAGGGCGTGGCATTGCCACAGCTGGAGGATATCGCCGAGATACGGTTCAACTATCTTGGCCAGACGGACACGTTGTTTTCCGGCGATGCGTTGCTGTCACGCGCAGCCGAGCCATCGGGCGATCCGCGTGGCGCGCGCAATGGGCGCGGGGTGCTCCTTGATATCAATGCAATCATAAGCGGCGGGCATTTGCGCATTCGCCTTGCCTATTCCCGGCAGATTCATGATCGGCAGACAATCGAAACACTCGCGGCGGGGCTGCAAAACCATCTCGAAAGCCTTGTCGATTTCTGCCTGACATCAACCGAAGCCGGCTACACACCAGCAGACTTCAAGCACATGACACTTGATCAGGATGATCTCGAAGCCATCC